A DNA window from Chitinibacter fontanus contains the following coding sequences:
- a CDS encoding PhzF family phenazine biosynthesis protein gives MPNLQYQLLNVFVTENIWSGNPLAVFKLAEPISDETMRRLGQQMNLSEITFVQDSAVADAQVRIFTPSYEMPFAGHPTLGTAFAVAEGRQQVSLAMKAGIIPVAVDGAQVTLTANAPSYRAAPASTELAAALNINAEQIVGTPRFVNTGSEQLVIPLDSPASVAACSLNLAQFERVACNQEGRSGALVWARAGDTIIARYFWSQHGQAAEDFGTGSACANLGGWLLAENTQLPLQLQMEQGHAIDRIARLTLTINTDQQIQVGGKVKQIGGGHFNLPSA, from the coding sequence ATGCCAAATCTGCAGTATCAATTATTGAATGTGTTTGTCACTGAAAACATCTGGTCGGGTAACCCGCTGGCGGTATTTAAGCTTGCAGAACCGATTAGCGACGAAACCATGCGTCGGCTTGGGCAGCAAATGAACTTGTCGGAAATCACCTTTGTGCAAGACAGCGCAGTTGCCGATGCTCAGGTCCGAATTTTCACCCCAAGTTACGAAATGCCTTTTGCAGGTCACCCTACGTTGGGTACCGCCTTTGCTGTGGCAGAGGGGCGTCAACAAGTTAGTTTGGCCATGAAGGCGGGCATCATCCCAGTCGCCGTGGACGGCGCACAAGTCACTTTGACCGCGAACGCACCAAGCTACCGTGCGGCGCCAGCCAGTACCGAGCTGGCGGCTGCGTTGAATATTAACGCCGAACAAATCGTGGGAACACCTCGGTTCGTCAATACGGGTAGCGAGCAATTAGTGATTCCACTCGATAGCCCGGCCAGTGTTGCAGCCTGTAGCCTGAATCTGGCGCAATTTGAACGCGTTGCTTGTAATCAGGAAGGACGCTCGGGCGCACTTGTCTGGGCGCGTGCGGGTGACACCATCATTGCCCGTTATTTTTGGTCACAACACGGGCAAGCCGCCGAGGACTTTGGCACCGGCTCGGCCTGCGCTAATTTGGGTGGTTGGTTACTGGCAGAAAATACGCAGCTACCGCTACAGTTGCAGATGGAGCAAGGGCATGCCATTGACCGTATTGCTCGCCTTACATTGACCATCAATACCGACCAGCAGATACAGGTAGGGGGTAAGGTAAAGCAAATTGGTGGCGGCCATTTTAATCTGCCTAGCGCTTAA
- the pcnB gene encoding polynucleotide adenylyltransferase PcnB, whose amino-acid sequence MIRKLIGKVLRRPGKRILHAKHYGIRRDQLHSGALKVCDRLQDAGYEAYIVGGAVRDLLLGKSPKDFDVATSATPEQVRHVFHRSRIIGRRFRIVHVPFYDRGGEEIIEVTTFRGSADSPTDASGRIIRDNVYGTLEEDASRRDFTVNALYYDPNSDEIIDFHHGAEDLEKQQLVMIGDPVKRYHEDPVRMLRATRLSAKLGLQIASDTAKPIKEHAALLENIPSARLFDEMMKLLLSGKAWDCLQALRAYGLHRPLFPLLDKLMSQKETTAFLKQALLNTDQRLADDKPVSAGFLFAALLWHEVEANWQKKIAAGEHKVPALVEAMNDVEAKVTKRLAIPNRYSAAMKEIWLLQPRFEMRAGQKPFRLIEQPRFRAAYDFLLLRAECGLVEKELADWWTQFQACDDSTREVLISDAIAAGKGGEVDKSKRRKRSRHRKPVSAKSAAAKSE is encoded by the coding sequence ATGATTCGTAAACTGATAGGCAAAGTATTGCGTCGCCCCGGCAAGCGTATTTTGCACGCCAAACACTATGGCATTCGTCGTGATCAACTGCATTCGGGCGCCTTGAAAGTCTGCGATCGTTTGCAGGACGCAGGCTACGAGGCATATATCGTGGGCGGTGCGGTGCGTGATTTACTGTTAGGCAAATCGCCAAAAGATTTTGACGTGGCCACCAGCGCCACCCCTGAGCAAGTGCGCCATGTATTTCACCGCTCGCGCATTATCGGCCGCCGTTTCCGCATTGTGCATGTGCCATTTTATGATCGTGGCGGTGAAGAAATTATCGAGGTGACCACTTTCCGTGGCAGCGCCGATTCGCCGACCGATGCCAGCGGGCGCATTATCCGCGATAACGTGTATGGCACTTTGGAAGAAGACGCATCGCGCCGTGATTTCACCGTGAATGCGCTGTATTACGACCCAAATAGTGATGAAATCATTGATTTTCACCACGGTGCCGAAGATCTGGAAAAACAACAATTGGTAATGATTGGCGACCCGGTCAAACGTTATCACGAAGACCCGGTACGCATGTTGCGCGCTACGCGTTTGTCGGCCAAGCTCGGTTTGCAAATCGCCAGCGATACGGCCAAGCCGATTAAAGAGCATGCCGCCTTGCTGGAAAATATTCCATCGGCGCGCCTGTTTGATGAAATGATGAAGCTCTTGCTGTCGGGCAAAGCGTGGGATTGTCTGCAAGCTTTGCGCGCCTATGGCCTGCATCGCCCGCTGTTTCCGCTGCTCGATAAATTGATGAGCCAGAAAGAAACCACCGCGTTTCTCAAGCAAGCGCTGCTCAATACTGATCAGCGTTTGGCCGATGACAAGCCGGTATCGGCAGGTTTTTTGTTTGCTGCTTTGTTGTGGCATGAAGTCGAAGCCAATTGGCAAAAGAAAATCGCCGCTGGCGAGCATAAAGTACCTGCTTTGGTTGAGGCGATGAATGATGTGGAAGCCAAAGTCACCAAACGCTTGGCGATTCCGAATCGCTATAGTGCGGCGATGAAAGAAATCTGGCTCTTGCAGCCGCGCTTTGAAATGCGTGCCGGACAAAAACCATTCCGCTTGATCGAGCAGCCGCGTTTCCGCGCTGCGTATGATTTTCTGCTGCTGCGTGCTGAATGCGGCTTGGTGGAAAAAGAGCTGGCTGACTGGTGGACGCAATTTCAGGCTTGCGATGACAGCACGCGTGAAGTGCTAATCAGTGATGCGATTGCTGCCGGCAAGGGCGGTGAGGTGGATAAATCCAAACGCCGCAAACGCTCGCGCCACCGTAAACCGGTATCAGCCAAATCAGCGGCAGCGAAAAGCGAATAA
- the folK gene encoding 2-amino-4-hydroxy-6-hydroxymethyldihydropteridine diphosphokinase encodes MTIAYIALGANLGDPSAQLRDALRLIAELPRTQLLASSSFYASAPVGYADQPDFVNAVCAVNTELSAPDLLAALLALELQQGRERSFKNAPRTLDLDVVLYGDEIIELPQLQIPHPRMHQRAFVLLPLLEIAPDAQIPGRGAATQFIADVIDQELYRIEA; translated from the coding sequence ATGACGATAGCCTACATTGCCTTGGGGGCCAATCTGGGTGACCCAAGCGCGCAGCTGCGCGATGCGTTGCGCCTGATCGCCGAGCTGCCGCGCACTCAATTGCTGGCTAGTTCGTCGTTTTATGCCAGTGCGCCAGTGGGCTACGCCGATCAGCCAGATTTTGTGAATGCGGTTTGTGCGGTGAATACCGAATTAAGCGCACCTGATCTACTGGCTGCTTTGCTGGCGTTGGAATTGCAGCAAGGGCGTGAGCGCAGCTTTAAAAATGCACCGCGCACGCTGGATTTGGATGTGGTGCTGTATGGCGACGAAATCATCGAATTGCCACAGCTACAAATACCCCATCCGCGTATGCATCAGCGCGCCTTTGTCTTATTGCCTTTGCTAGAGATAGCCCCCGATGCGCAGATTCCGGGGCGTGGTGCGGCGACACAGTTTATTGCCGATGTCATTGATCAGGAACTCTATCGCATCGAAGCCTAG
- the panB gene encoding 3-methyl-2-oxobutanoate hydroxymethyltransferase, giving the protein MKTTLSTLKKMKQDGAKIAMLTCYDASFATLLDEAGVDILLVGDSLGNVIQGHSTTLPVTVDDMVYHTKAVVRGTQKALVLADLPFASYQASHIQAYENAARLMAAGAEMVKIEGGAVMVDTVDFLVQRGIPVCAHIGLQPQSVHVYGGYKVQGKTETEADILKRDALALQAAGAAMVLMEMVPASVAAEVTESLWVPTIGIGAGVQVDGQVLVLHDMLGVYPGKKARFVKNFMGGGVTSIQGAVEAYVKSVKALSFPTEEHSF; this is encoded by the coding sequence ATGAAAACGACTCTTTCAACGCTTAAGAAAATGAAGCAGGATGGCGCCAAAATCGCCATGCTGACCTGTTACGATGCCAGTTTTGCCACTCTGCTTGATGAGGCAGGGGTGGATATTCTGCTGGTTGGCGACTCGCTGGGTAATGTGATTCAAGGTCACAGCACCACGCTACCGGTGACGGTGGACGATATGGTGTACCACACCAAAGCCGTCGTGCGCGGTACGCAAAAAGCGCTGGTGCTGGCCGATTTGCCGTTTGCCAGCTATCAGGCCTCGCATATTCAGGCCTATGAAAATGCTGCGCGCTTGATGGCGGCGGGCGCTGAAATGGTCAAAATCGAAGGCGGCGCAGTGATGGTCGATACCGTCGATTTTCTGGTGCAACGCGGGATTCCAGTCTGTGCGCATATTGGGCTACAACCGCAATCGGTGCATGTCTATGGTGGCTACAAAGTACAAGGCAAAACTGAAACCGAGGCCGATATTCTGAAGCGCGATGCGTTGGCGTTGCAGGCAGCTGGCGCGGCGATGGTGTTGATGGAAATGGTACCTGCCAGTGTTGCTGCTGAAGTGACCGAGTCGCTATGGGTGCCGACCATCGGCATCGGAGCTGGCGTACAAGTCGATGGCCAAGTGCTGGTGCTGCACGATATGCTGGGCGTGTATCCAGGTAAGAAGGCGCGTTTTGTGAAAAACTTCATGGGTGGTGGCGTTACCAGCATCCAAGGGGCTGTTGAAGCCTATGTGAAGTCAGTGAAAGCACTGAGCTTCCCTACCGAAGAACATTCATTCTGA
- the panC gene encoding pantoate--beta-alanine ligase: MKIIHTISELREWRKTVGTVAFVPTMGNLHAGHMSLIHAAKAEAAHTVVSIFVNRLQFGQGEDFDRYPRTLQSDADIIAAHGGVDVIFAPDEKELYPNVIQQYQVNPPAIAEELCGAFRPGHFRGVATVVTKLFNIVEADVACFGKKDYQQLAVIQGMVADLNVPIRIVPVDTGRASDGLALSSRNGFLNEAQRAEAPRLFFHLSRMKKAIENGERDYSKLAIETVTDLRVRGWLEVDYVETRNALTLKPAASTDKHLVILIAARIGTTRLIDNIEVNLV, encoded by the coding sequence ATGAAAATCATCCATACCATTTCCGAGTTGCGCGAATGGCGCAAAACCGTTGGCACTGTGGCTTTTGTGCCGACGATGGGCAATTTGCACGCGGGGCATATGTCGCTGATTCATGCTGCAAAAGCCGAGGCAGCACATACCGTGGTAAGTATCTTTGTTAATCGCTTGCAATTTGGCCAAGGTGAAGACTTTGACCGCTATCCGCGCACCTTGCAAAGCGATGCTGACATCATTGCCGCTCACGGTGGCGTGGATGTGATTTTCGCTCCGGATGAAAAAGAGCTGTATCCGAATGTGATTCAGCAATATCAAGTCAACCCACCGGCGATTGCTGAAGAGCTCTGCGGCGCATTCCGTCCGGGGCATTTCCGCGGTGTGGCCACGGTGGTGACCAAATTATTCAATATCGTCGAAGCTGACGTAGCTTGCTTTGGTAAAAAAGACTACCAGCAGCTCGCGGTGATTCAGGGCATGGTTGCCGACCTGAATGTGCCGATTCGCATTGTGCCGGTTGATACCGGCCGTGCGAGCGATGGTTTGGCGCTGTCATCACGCAATGGCTTTTTAAATGAAGCGCAGCGCGCGGAGGCGCCGCGGCTGTTTTTCCATTTGAGCCGGATGAAAAAAGCCATCGAAAACGGTGAGCGCGATTATTCCAAGCTGGCGATTGAAACCGTCACCGATCTGCGCGTGCGCGGCTGGCTGGAGGTTGATTACGTCGAAACCCGCAATGCACTGACGCTCAAACCGGCGGCCAGTACCGACAAACATCTGGTGATCCTGATCGCCGCCCGTATTGGGACGACACGCCTGATCGATAATATTGAAGTGAATTTGGTTTGA